One window of the Candidatus Spechtbacteria bacterium genome contains the following:
- a CDS encoding HAMP domain-containing histidine kinase, with product MGVFTIISTLGTYFIASMYSETEVVIGSVSIVSVVVFIIGYIVVQSFERLARASITKTEFVNIASHQLRAPLSSIKWTLNLLYADESSSLRPKDREYLEIIRAYNEHMVAIVNDMLDVSRIEGQMFQLHTKPLSLSDLIMRIIKVMEPYAKAHHTEIVAQIPNSFPEVMADEEYTKMVFENLVDNAIRYSNDNGSVSVTLTQKDGYARVDVIDQGVGIPVEEQKMIFQKFFRSHNVVHSQTEGTGLGLFIAQAAINKMNGRIGFISEEGKGSTFWFELPMYNR from the coding sequence ATGGGGGTTTTTACTATCATATCTACCCTCGGCACATACTTTATTGCTAGTATGTATAGCGAAACAGAGGTTGTAATTGGAAGCGTGAGTATCGTTTCGGTGGTGGTATTTATCATTGGATATATAGTCGTGCAAAGTTTTGAGCGGCTTGCGCGAGCCAGTATCACAAAAACTGAATTTGTTAATATTGCCTCGCATCAGCTGCGCGCTCCGCTTTCATCAATTAAATGGACGTTGAATCTTTTGTACGCTGACGAGTCGTCGTCTTTGCGGCCAAAAGATAGGGAATATTTGGAAATAATCCGCGCGTATAACGAACACATGGTTGCGATTGTTAATGATATGCTGGATGTATCGCGCATAGAAGGGCAAATGTTTCAGCTGCATACTAAACCATTATCGCTTTCAGATCTCATTATGCGCATAATAAAGGTAATGGAGCCCTACGCCAAAGCGCATCATACTGAAATTGTTGCGCAGATACCGAATTCTTTTCCCGAAGTCATGGCCGATGAAGAATATACAAAAATGGTTTTTGAAAATTTGGTTGATAATGCGATTCGGTATAGTAACGACAATGGGTCTGTATCAGTAACACTTACGCAAAAAGACGGCTACGCGCGCGTGGATGTTATAGATCAAGGCGTTGGTATTCCGGTTGAAGAGCAAAAAATGATATTTCAGAAATTTTTTCGTTCGCATAACGTCGTGCATAGCCAAACAGAGGGGACGGGGTTGGGGCTTTTCATCGCGCAAGCGGCAATAAATAAAATGAATGGCAGAATCGGGTTTATATCCGAGGAGGGCAAAGGATCTACTTTTTGGTTTGAGTTGCCGATGTATAATAGGTGA